Proteins encoded together in one Ipomoea triloba cultivar NCNSP0323 chromosome 4, ASM357664v1 window:
- the LOC116017694 gene encoding cellulose synthase A catalytic subunit 3 [UDP-forming]-like has translation MTQDKVTMDSEADTKGKSLKTLGDQVCQICGDGVGTTVDGEQFVACHVCAFPVCRPCYEYERKDGNQSCPQCKTIYKRHKGSPAIHNEEVEDVDAHDDSENQNEKQKIAERMLSWHMTFGREETGGPKYDKEVSHNNIPLLTNGTDVSGELSAASPGRLSMASPGPGVGTKHIHPLTYSIDANQSPNTRVVDPVREFGSLGLGNVAWKERVDGWKMKQEKNVIPMTTSHPPSERGGGDIDASTDILVDDSLLNDEARQPLSRKVSIPSSRINPYRMVIVLRLVILCIFLHYRITNPVTNAYPLWLLSVICEIWFAISWILDQFPKWLPVNRETYLDRLALRYDREGEPSQLAAVDIFVSTVDPLKEPPLVTANTVLSILAVDYPVDKVSCYVSDDGAAMLTFEALSETAEFARKWVPFCKRYSIEPRAPEWYFAQKIDYLKDKVQPSFVKDRRAMKREYEEFKIRVNALVAKAQKVPEEGWIMQDGTPWPGNNTRDHPGMIQVFLGQSGGLDTEGNELPRLVYVSREKRPGFQHHKKAGAMNALVRVSAVLTNGPFLLNLDCDHYINNSKALREAMCFMMDPNLGKYVCYVQFPQRFDGIDRNDRYANRNTVFFDINLRGLDGIQGPVYVGTGCVFNRTALYGYEPPLKPKKNRKPGLLSSCFGGSRKKSSKSSKKGSDKKKYGNHVDPTVPVFNLEDIEEGVEGAGFDDEKSLQMSQMSLEKRFGQSAVFVASTLMENGGVPQSATPETLLKEAIHVISCGYEDKTEWGSEIGWIYGSVTEDILTGFKMHARGWRSIYCMPKRPAFKGSAPINLSDRLNQVLRWALGSVEILFSRHCPIWYGYSGRLKWLERFAYVNTTIYPITSIPLLLYCTLPAVCLFTGKFIIPQISNIASIWFISLFISIFATGILEMRWSGVGIDEWWRNEQFWVIGGVSAHLFAVVQGLLKVLAGIDTNFTVTSKASDEDGDFAELYIFKWTTLLIPPTTLLIINLVGVVAGVSYAVNSGYQSWGPLFGKLFFAFWVIIHLYPFLKGLMGRQNRTPTIVVVWSILLASIFSLLWVRIDPFTTRVTGPDVQECGINC, from the exons ATGACTCAAGACAAAGTGACAATGGATTCTGAAGCTGATACCAAG GGGAAATCCTTAAAGACCTTGGGTGATCAGGTCTGCCAGATTTGTGGTGATGGTGTTGGCACAACTGTGGATGGTGAGCAATTTGTTGCTTGCCATGTCTGTGCCTTTCCTGTGTGCAGGCCATGCTATGAATATGAAAGGAAGGATGGGAATCAGTCATGTCCCCAATGCAAAACTATATACAAGAGACATAAAG GAAGTCCTGCAATTCATAATGAAGAAGTGGAGGATGTTGATGCTCATGATGATTCTGAAAATCAAAATGAGAAGCAGAAGATTGCAGAGCGTATGTTGAGCTGGCATATGACCTTTGGACGTGAAGAAACTGGCGGTCCCAAATATGACAAGGAGGTGTCTCATAACAACATACCTTTGCTCACAAATGGAACCGAT GTTTCAGGAGAACTGTCTGCAGCATCACCTGGACGTCTTTCAATGGCTTCTCCTGGTCCTGGTGTTGGTACAAAGCATATTCACCCACTAACTTATTCAATTGATGCAAATCAATCAC CCAATACTAGGGTTGTGGATCCAGTGAGGGAGTTTGGATCTCTTGGGCTGGGCAATGTTGCATGGAAAGAAAGAGTTGATGGCTGGAAGATGAAACAGGAGAAGAATGTTATACCAATGACTACTAGCCATCCTCCTTCTGAAAGAGGAGGTGGAGATATTGATGCCAGCACAGACATTTTAGTGGATGATTCTTTGCT GAATGACGAGGCTCGGCAGCCTCTTTCAAGGAAGGTTTCAATTCCATCATCCAGGATAAATCCATATAGAATGGTTATTGTCCTGCGGCTTGTTATACTATGCATTTTCTTGCATTATCGTATTACAAACCCAGTGACTAATGCATATCCTCTGTGGTTGTTATCTGTAATTTGTGAGATTTGGTTTGCAATATCATGGATTCTGGATCAGTTTCCTAAGTGGCTGCCAGTAAACCGTGAAACATATCTTGATAGACTTGCTCTTAG ATATGATCGAGAAGGGGAGCCATCACAATTGGCTGCTGTTGATATATTTGTCAGTACTGTTGACCCTCTAAAGGAGCCTCCTCTTGTTACTGCGAATACAGTCCTATCGATTCTTGCGGTTGATTATCCCGTTGATAAGGTTTCATGCTATGTGTCTGATGATGGTGCTGCAATGCTGACTTTTGAAGCTTTATCAGAAACAGCTGAATTTGCAAGGAAGTGGGTTCCTTTCTGTAAGAGGTACAGTATTGAGCCAAGAGCTCCAGAATGGTACTTTGCTCAGAAGATTGACTACTTGAAGGATAAAGTTCAGCCATCCTTTGTTAAAGATCGTAGGGCTATGAAG AGAGAATATGAAGAGTTCAAGATACGTGTTAATGCCCTTGTTGCAAAGGCTCAAAAAGTGCCTGAAGAAGGATGGATCATGCAGGATGGTACACCATGGCCTGGAAACAACACTCGGGATCATCCGGGAATGATTCAG GTTTTCTTGGGTCAAAGTGGAGGGCTTGACACTGAGGGTAATGAGCTTCCCCGGCTAGTCTATGTTTCTCGTGAGAAACGGCCAGGATTTCAGCATCACAAGAAAGCTGGTGCTATGAATGCACTT GTTCGTGTATCTGCAGTTCTTACCAATGGACCATTCTTGTTGAATCTTGATTGTGATCACTACATAAACAACAGCAAAGCGTTGCGAGAAGCAATGTGCTTTATGATGGATCCTAATCTTGGAAAATATGTCTGCTATGTTCAATTTCCACAGAGATTTGATGGTATTGATAGGAATGATCGATATGCCAACCGTAATACTGTTTTCTTTGAT ATAAACTTGAGGGGTTTAGATGGCATTCAAGGACCTGTTTACGTCGGTACCGGATGTGTCTTCAACAGAACAGCATTATATGGTTATGAACCTCCTCTTAAACCAAAGAAGAATAGGAAGCCAGGATTGCTCTCTTCCTGCTTTGGTGGTTCAAGAAAGAAAAGTTCTAAATCTAGTAAGAAGGGTTCAGATAAGAAGAAATATGGCAACCATGTGGATCCGACAGTGCCAGTATTCAATTTGGAAGACATTGAGGAGGGGGTTGAAG GAGCTGGATTTGATGATGAGAAATCACTGCAGATGTCCCAAATGAGTCTTGAGAAAAGATTTGGTCAATCTGCTGTTTTTGTTGCATCAACACTTATGGAAAATGGTGGTGTTCCTCAGTCTGCTACCCCAGAGACTCTACTGAAGGAGGCTATTCATGTTATCAGTTGCGGGTACGAGGACAAAACAGAATGGGGAAGTGAG ATTGGATGGATTTATGGTTCTGTCACAGAAGATATTCTTACAGGATTCAAAATGCATGCCCGTGGTTGGCGATCAATTTACTGCATGCCCAAGAGGCCAGCCTTTAAAGGTTCTGCTCCTATTAATCTTTCAGATCGTTTGAACCAAGTGCTTCGATGGGCTTTGGGATCTGTGGAAATTCTTTTCAGTAGGCACTGCCCTATATGGTATGGATATAGTGGAAGGTTGAAATGGCTAGAGAGATTTGCTTATGTTAACACCACCATATATCCAATCACTTCAATCCCTCTTCTTCTTTACTGTACACTTCCAGCTGTCTGTCTATTTACTGGGAAGTTCATCATTCCACAG ATTAGTAACATTGCGAGCATCTGGTTTATATCCCTCTTCATTTCCATCTTTGCGACCGGTATACTAGAGATGAGGTGGAGTGGTGTTGGAATTGATGAATGGTGGAGGAATGAACAGTTTTGGGTTATCGGTGGTGTCTCGGCTCACTTGTTTGCTGTGGTCCAAGGGCTGCTTAAAGTGCTTGCCGGGATCGACACGAACTTCACCGTCACATCCAAGGCATCCGATGAAGACGGGGACTTTGCAGAACTCTACATATTCAAATGGACAACACTTCTGATACCTCCCACGACGCTCCTCATCATAAATTTGGTAGGCGTTGTTGCAGGGGTCTCGTATGCCGTCAACAGCGGTTATCAGTCATGGGGACCTCTCTTCGGTAAACTATTCTTCGCCTTCTGGGTGATCATTCACCTCTACCCCTTCCTCAAAGGTCTCATGGGACGCCAGAACCGCACCCCCACCATCGTCGTTGTCTGGTCTATCCTCCTTGCCTCCATCTTCTCCTTGTTGTGGGTGCGAATCGATCCCTTCACGACTCGGGTTACTGGCCCTGATGTTCAGGAATGCGGTATTAACTGCTAG
- the LOC116016269 gene encoding zinc finger CCCH domain-containing protein 30-like codes for MCSGPEQSNSDSATNQSSSDTKSSMKDMGKHSIETDDCFSSLLELAANNDVDAFKRSIECDSCAIDSVGLWLVRKKGSKQVVNEERTPLMVAATYGSVDVLRLILAQPEVDVNRACGPDKYTALHCATSGGSVNAAEVVKLLLSAGADPIVEDVNGQRPADVIAVPPKLPGGRASLEELLLNNTSDGSVGECNLRVSVTTSNASSPILSSSPDNGSPCSPSDLVSYPRESKFCDVPANSAPEKKEYPIDPSLPDIKNSIYSTDEFRMFSFKVRPCSRAYSHDWTECPFVHPGENARRRDPRKYHYSCVPCPDFRKGACRRGDMCEYAHGVFECWLHPAQYRTRLCKDGVACARRVCFFAHTPEELRPLYVSTGSAVPSPRSAAATASVMDMAAALSLLPGSPSSHSVMSPSFNQPMSPTANGMSHSPAAWPQPNVPTLHLPGSNLQSSRLRSSLSARDIPPEDLNMLQDFDAQQLILNDLACFSQSRHNSASLNHSCRSKTLTPSNLEELFSNEVTSSPRYSDQTVASGVFSPSHKSAVFNQLQQQQRMLSPINTSVFSPKNVEHHLLQAPFSVSSPGRMSPRSVDPISPMSGRLSPFAQSEKQHQQLRCFSSRDLGSNNPSIVGSPSAAGNSWSNLGSLNSNIDWSVNGDKLRHHPGRSSEQLNNNNGEGPDLSWVQSLVKESPPEMMKDKLAAPISGTAATPSGSQIDSMDPHSVLGAWLEQMQLDQLVA; via the coding sequence ATGTGCAGTGGCCCAGAACAATCAAATTCTGATTCAGCTACCAACCAATCTAGTTCTGATACCAAATCTAGTATGAAGGACATGGGCAAACATAGCATTGAGACTGATGACTGTTTTTCTAGTTTACTTGAGCTTGCTGCAAACAATGATGTAGATGCGTTTAAGCGGTCTATTGAGTGTGATTCGTGTGCAATTGACTCGGTTGGGCTTTGGTTAGTGCGCAAGAAGGGGTCGAAGCAGGTTGTTAATGAGGAAAGGACTCCTTTGATGGTTGCTGCCACTTATGGTAGTGTTGATGTGTTGAGGTTGATTCTCGCTCAGCCTGAAGTGGATGTTAATCGAGCTTGTGGGCCAGACAAGTACACGGCTCTTCACTGTGCGACGTCTGGTGGTTCTGTTAATGCTGCTGAAGTGGTGAAGTTGCTGCTATCAGCAGGGGCTGACCCGATTGTTGAGGATGTTAATGGTCAGCGGCCAGCTGATGTAATTGCTGTTCCTCCTAAGCTTCCGGGCGGTAGAGCTTCTCTTGAAGAGCTGCTTTTGAACAATACTTCTGATGGTTCAGTTGGGGAGTGCAATTTGCGAGTGTCTGTAACCACTTCGAATGCATCCTCACCGATCCTCTCTTCGTCACCAGACAATGGATCTCCATGTTCACCGTCTGACTTGGTATCTTATCCAAGGGAATCGAAGTTTTGTGATGTTCCTGCTAATTCTGCACCGGAAAAGAAGGAATACCCTATTGATCCGTCTCTTCCTGACATCAAGAACAGCATATATTCAACTGATGAGTTTCGGATGTTCTCTTTCAAGGTGAGGCCTTGTTCTAGGGCCTATTCTCATGACTGGACGGAGTGCCCCTTTGTGCACCCGGGGGAGAATGCACGCAGAAGAGATCCTAGGAAATACCATTACAGTTGTGTGCCATGTCCCGATTTTCGCAAGGGGGCCTGCAGGCGTGGTGATATGTGCGAATATGCTCATGGGGTGTTTGAGTGCTGGCTACACCCAGCTCAATATCGTACTCGCTTGTGTAAGGATGGAGTCGCCTGTGCTAGGCGAGTGTGCTTTTTTGCCCACACTCCCGAGGAGCTTCGACCCCTGTATGTCTCTACTGGATCTGCAGTTCCATCTCCTAGGTCTGCTGCTGCAACTGCAAGTGTTATGGACATGGCTGCTGCGTTGAGTCTTCTGCCCGGGTCACCATCTTCGCACTCTGTAATGTCTCCTTCGTTCAATCAACCCATGTCTCCTACTGCCAATGGAATGTCTCATTCACCTGCAGCCTGGCCACAACCGAACGTTCCAACTCTGCATCTCCCGGGAAGCAACCTCCAGTCGAGTCGCCTGAGGTCTTCTCTCAGTGCCCGAGACATCCCGCCTGAGGATTTGAACATGCTGCAAGATTTTGATGCCCAGCAACTAATTCTAAATGACTTGGCTTGTTTTTCACAGTCGCGTCACAATTCTGCTTCTTTGAACCATTCTTGTCGTTCTAAAACACTAACTCCTTCAAACCTTGAAGAGCTTTTCTCTAACGAGGTCACCTCCTCTCCTCGCTACTCTGATCAGACAGTGGCTTCTGGCGTTTTCTCCCCTTCGCACAAATCAGCTGTTTTCAATCAGCTCCAACAGCAACAGAGAATGCTTTCGCCAATCAATACTAGTGTGTTTTCTCCTAAAAACGTTGAGCACCATCTTTTGCAGGCTCCATTCTCAGTCTCCTCCCCGGGAAGAATGTCCCCAAGAAGCGTGGATCCCATATCCCCAATGAGCGGCCGCCTCTCTCCATTTGCTCAATCCGAGAAGCAGCACCAACAGCTACGCTGCTTTAGCTCCCGGGACCTCGGTTCCAACAACCCCTCCATCGTCGGGTCCCCTTCAGCAGCAGGTAATTCTTGGTCCAATCTAGGATCCCTGAATTCAAACATTGACTGGTCTGTCAATGGCGATAAACTGAGACACCACCCGGGAAGGTCTTCTGAGCAGCTTAACAACAACAACGGAGAAGGGCCTGACCTATCATGGGTGCAATCTCTTGTCAAGGAATCACCACCCGAGATGATGAAAGACAAGTTAGCAGCCCCGATCTCGGGCACTGCTGCTACTCCATCCGGTTCTCAAATCGACTCCATGGATCCTCATTCAGTTCTAGGAGCTTGGCTGGAGCAGATGCAACTTGATCAGCTTGTAGCCTAA
- the LOC116014684 gene encoding nuclear transcription factor Y subunit A-4-like isoform X2 translates to MQPWWRGFGDNGMPTFGQETNTNGSISFETNESQGNAEGGNKEKETNSTAQSGSNESNSQDEQHLKHASSIPAVMSEQLGANSQMELVGHSIMLASYPYADPQYGGMISYCSPVQSHLFGVHHARMPLPLEMEEEPVYVNAKQYNGILRRRRVRAKAELEKKAIKARRPYLHESRHQHALRRARGSGGRFLNTKTLNDMNSKTDEHTQSGATATTNSGHSSGSEHLSTNSEGQSAVKEMRRAHASSNGDSHGHGFPSVHFTESTGNEKGSFLRQNWSLMGNQAPHGAPPSN, encoded by the exons ATGCAACCTTGGTGGCGTGGTTTTGGTGACAATGGTATGCCTACCTTCGGGCAAGAAACAAACACAAACGGGTCTATTTCCTTTGAAACAAACGAGTCACAGGGGAATGCCGAAGGTGgtaacaaagaaaaagaaacgaaTTCAACTGCACAATCTG GATCAAATGAAAGTAATAGTCAAGACGAGCAGCACCTCAAACATGCTTCTTCGATCCCCGCTGTTATGAGCGAGCAGCTTGGGGCGAATTCCCAAATGGAACTCGTGGGTCATTCAATT ATGTTGGCATCATACCCGTATGCAGATCCGCAATATGGGGGAATGATTAGCTACTGCTCACCG GTACAATCTCACCTGTTTGGAGTTCATCACGCTAGAATGCCTTTGCCTCTTGAAATGGAGGAGGAACCTGTCTACGTCAACGCAAAACAATATAATGGGATTTTAAGGCGAAGGCGGGTTAGAGCTAAAGCGGAACTTGAAAAGAAAGCCATTAAAGCCAGACGG CCATATCTTCATGAATCTCGCCATCAACATGCACTGAGGAGAGCAAGGGGGTCAGGAGGCCGATTTCTCAATACAAAAACGCTAAATGATATGAATTCGAAAACAGACGAGCATACGCAATCTGGTGCAACTGCTACAACAAACTCGGGCCACTCGTCGGGTTCAGAGCATTTGTCTACGAACAGCGAAGGGCAGTCTGCTGTAAAAGAAATGCGCAGAGCACACGCTTCCTCTAACGGTGACAGCCATGGCCATGGCTTCCCATCGGTGCATTTTACAGAGTCAACCGGAAACGAAAAGGGAAGTTTTCTTCGTCAAAACTGGAGCTTGATGGGAAATCAGGCTCCTCACGGGGCGCCACCCAGCAATTGA
- the LOC116017695 gene encoding chaperonin-like RbcX protein 2, chloroplastic: protein MVGGAIVSTSSIADTQFPKPRFCDSYRHSSSRFCCFRARGEVGFCRSLQGRRQLKLGSRAANGGVSRRRQKLRKFVVFGELKGQTDDSFNDVKDEILNMMTYKAVRTVLHQLYEMNPPQYTWFYNFVATQGPNTGKGFLMELFKERRELAERVMITRLHLYTIWMKRCDHAEMYKRISKENVEMMRERLYQTVIWPSEDDENAENMDS from the exons ATGGTTGGAGGAGCTATTGTATCCACAAGTTCAATTGCCGACACTCAATTCCCAAAACCCCGTTTTTGCGATTCCTATAGACACAGCAGCAGCAGGTTCTGCTGTTTCAGGGCCCGCGGAGAAGTGGGTTTCTGCAGAAGCTTGCAGGGGAGGCGGCAGTTGAAGCTGGGTAGCAGGGCTGCAAATGGGGGGGTTTCCAGAAGGAGGCAGAAACTCAGGAAATTTGTTGTTTTTGGTGAGCTGAAAGGCCAGACGGACGACTCCTTTAATGATGTCAAAGAT GAGATACTGAATATGATGACATATAAAGCTGTAAGAACTGTTCTTCACCAATTGTATGAGATGAATCCCCCGCAGTACACGTGGTTCTACAA CTTTGTTGCAACGCAAGGGCCCAACACCGGAAAGGGGTTTCTCATGGAACTTTTCAAG GAAAGACGGGAGCTTGCAGAAAGAGTGATGATAACGCGTCTCCACTTGTATACCATATGGATGAAG AGATGTGATCACGCAGAAATGTATAAAAGAATCTCCAAAGAGAACGTTGAGATGATGCGGGAGCGCCTCTATCAAACTGTTATATGGCCATCTGAAGACGATGAAAATGCAGAAAATATGGATTCATAG
- the LOC116015379 gene encoding protein FRA10AC1: MASFRSIRQAIYDREARKQQYQAHIQGLNAYDRHKKFLSDYVAYYGKDRSTQEVLPVKTDQDTLREGYRFIRTEEDDMNPSWEQRLVKRYYDKLFKEYCIADMTHYKSGKIGLRWRTEKEVISGKGQFICGNKHCNEKDGLASYEVNFSYVEAGENKQALVKLVTCERCAEKLLYKKRKEEQLKEKQRRKRERSESDNHEDEHDRRERKKGSKASTSAEDRNKTDEDDENFDEYLEGMFP, encoded by the exons ATGGCGTCTTTTAGGTCTATCAGGCAGGCTATCTACGATAGAGAAGCCAGAAAACA GCAGTACCAAGCTCACATACAAGGTCTCAATGCGTATGATCGCCACAAGAAATTCCTCAGTGATTATG TTGCCTATTATGGAAAGGACAGATCAACACAAGAAGTTTTGCCTGTAAAAACAGATCAAGACACACTTAGAGAGGGATATCG GTTTATACGAACTGAGGAAGATGATATGAATCCATCTTGGGAACAGAGGCTAGTGAAACGCTACTATGACAAGCTTTTTAAGGA ATATTGCATAGCTGATATGACACACTACAAGAGTGGCAAG ATTGGTCTAAGATGGAGGACGGAAAAGGAAGTAATATCTGGGAAAG GACAGTTCATATGCGGTAATAAACATTGCAACGAAAAAGATGGTCTAGCAAGCTACGAG GTGAATTTCTCATATGTTGAAGCAGGGGAAAACAAACAGGCCCTGGTGAAGTTGGTGACATGTGAGAG ATGTGCTGAGAAGCTTCTCTATAAGAAGCGTAAAGAGGAGCAACTGAAAGAAAAACAACGAAGGAAAAG GGAAAGATCTGAAAGCGACAATCACGAAGACGAGCATGACAGGAGAGAACGGAAAAAAG GATCAAAAGCTTCTACATCAGCCGAGGATCGCAATAAAACAGACGAGGATGATGAGAATTTTGACGAGTATCTTGAGGGAATGTTTCCTTGA
- the LOC116014684 gene encoding nuclear transcription factor Y subunit A-7-like isoform X1, which yields MQPWWRGFGDNGMPTFGQETNTNGSISFETNESQGNAEGGNKEKETNSTAQSGTFANCRSNESNSQDEQHLKHASSIPAVMSEQLGANSQMELVGHSIMLASYPYADPQYGGMISYCSPVQSHLFGVHHARMPLPLEMEEEPVYVNAKQYNGILRRRRVRAKAELEKKAIKARRPYLHESRHQHALRRARGSGGRFLNTKTLNDMNSKTDEHTQSGATATTNSGHSSGSEHLSTNSEGQSAVKEMRRAHASSNGDSHGHGFPSVHFTESTGNEKGSFLRQNWSLMGNQAPHGAPPSN from the exons ATGCAACCTTGGTGGCGTGGTTTTGGTGACAATGGTATGCCTACCTTCGGGCAAGAAACAAACACAAACGGGTCTATTTCCTTTGAAACAAACGAGTCACAGGGGAATGCCGAAGGTGgtaacaaagaaaaagaaacgaaTTCAACTGCACAATCTGGTACTTTCGCCAATTGCA GATCAAATGAAAGTAATAGTCAAGACGAGCAGCACCTCAAACATGCTTCTTCGATCCCCGCTGTTATGAGCGAGCAGCTTGGGGCGAATTCCCAAATGGAACTCGTGGGTCATTCAATT ATGTTGGCATCATACCCGTATGCAGATCCGCAATATGGGGGAATGATTAGCTACTGCTCACCG GTACAATCTCACCTGTTTGGAGTTCATCACGCTAGAATGCCTTTGCCTCTTGAAATGGAGGAGGAACCTGTCTACGTCAACGCAAAACAATATAATGGGATTTTAAGGCGAAGGCGGGTTAGAGCTAAAGCGGAACTTGAAAAGAAAGCCATTAAAGCCAGACGG CCATATCTTCATGAATCTCGCCATCAACATGCACTGAGGAGAGCAAGGGGGTCAGGAGGCCGATTTCTCAATACAAAAACGCTAAATGATATGAATTCGAAAACAGACGAGCATACGCAATCTGGTGCAACTGCTACAACAAACTCGGGCCACTCGTCGGGTTCAGAGCATTTGTCTACGAACAGCGAAGGGCAGTCTGCTGTAAAAGAAATGCGCAGAGCACACGCTTCCTCTAACGGTGACAGCCATGGCCATGGCTTCCCATCGGTGCATTTTACAGAGTCAACCGGAAACGAAAAGGGAAGTTTTCTTCGTCAAAACTGGAGCTTGATGGGAAATCAGGCTCCTCACGGGGCGCCACCCAGCAATTGA